One region of Salinirubrum litoreum genomic DNA includes:
- a CDS encoding PadR family transcriptional regulator — protein MRKSGPPRGLVSYLVLELLSEKPRYGYEILKEITALSGGHWEPSYGSVYPILHKFEEEGWAERIDREDEPDRKYFALTDAGESELTEKRVECGGKAGEFADTILGFYHIYVAFATDERFDVPCPDEQWCFDETFSSWIVEQIIRHHERDFGPFERVDATPEEFYEEHGVDAE, from the coding sequence ATGCGGAAGAGTGGCCCGCCACGCGGGTTAGTCTCGTATCTGGTGCTGGAGCTACTGAGCGAGAAGCCCCGGTACGGCTACGAGATACTGAAGGAGATCACGGCGCTCAGCGGCGGCCACTGGGAGCCGTCGTACGGTTCCGTCTACCCGATTCTCCACAAGTTCGAGGAGGAGGGCTGGGCCGAGCGGATCGACCGCGAGGACGAACCGGACCGGAAGTACTTCGCGCTGACCGACGCGGGGGAGTCGGAGTTGACCGAGAAACGCGTCGAGTGCGGCGGGAAGGCTGGGGAGTTCGCGGACACCATCCTCGGCTTCTACCACATCTACGTCGCCTTCGCCACCGACGAGCGGTTCGACGTGCCCTGCCCGGACGAGCAGTGGTGTTTCGACGAGACGTTCTCCTCGTGGATCGTCGAGCAGATCATCCGCCACCACGAGCGCGACTTCGGCCCCTTCGAGCGCGTCGACGCGACCCCCGAGGAGTTCTACGAGGAACACGGCGTCGACGCCGAGTAG
- a CDS encoding TetR/AcrR family transcriptional regulator has translation MFPPDESGDRPAGSPSTDSSPADDGSPTPDDATDSHEALMRATYRALCEHGYADLTMADIAAEADRSTSLLHYHYDTKEGLLVAFLDYLFDEFGDAMEGSESGDPVERLTTLIDRLLSGPPADGGPFADAPPASDGFHTAMLELRAQAPYVPAYREAITGHDDYLHALTVEILEDGMDAGVFHERNPDVVAATLLAAARGDRVRSLVLGDDSTTDAVRQGIEQFVLADLLVDDAADRFGDETDPADTEDTTTTGSDE, from the coding sequence ATGTTCCCACCGGACGAATCCGGCGACCGGCCCGCCGGATCGCCCTCCACGGATTCGTCGCCCGCAGACGACGGGTCCCCCACCCCGGACGACGCGACCGACAGCCACGAGGCGCTGATGCGGGCGACGTACCGCGCGCTGTGTGAACACGGGTACGCCGACCTGACGATGGCCGACATCGCCGCGGAGGCCGACCGGAGTACGTCCCTGCTCCACTACCACTACGACACGAAAGAGGGCCTGCTCGTCGCCTTCCTCGACTACCTGTTCGACGAGTTCGGCGACGCGATGGAGGGCTCCGAATCCGGCGACCCGGTCGAGCGACTGACGACGCTGATCGACCGGTTGCTGTCCGGGCCGCCCGCGGACGGAGGTCCCTTCGCCGACGCACCGCCCGCCAGCGACGGCTTCCACACCGCGATGCTCGAACTCCGGGCGCAGGCACCCTACGTCCCGGCGTACCGCGAGGCGATCACCGGCCACGACGACTACCTCCACGCGCTGACCGTCGAGATTCTCGAAGACGGGATGGACGCGGGCGTCTTCCACGAGCGCAACCCGGACGTGGTCGCCGCCACGCTGTTGGCGGCCGCCAGAGGCGACCGGGTTCGCTCGCTCGTGCTCGGTGACGACTCGACGACCGACGCGGTCCGACAGGGCATCGAGCAGTTCGTCCTCGCCGACCTGCTGGTCGACGACGCGGCCGACCGATTCGGCGACGAGACCGATCCCGCCGACACCGAGGACACGACGACCACGGGGTCCGACGAATGA
- a CDS encoding aminotransferase class V-fold PLP-dependent enzyme → MTPSDLRADIPVCESGVYLNTGASGPAPRSVVEATTGFVEYHETEAPVGEGAYPAAFGTFEETREVVADFLGAAESEVALTASTADGIATVASALDWEAGDVVVRTDLEHPAGVLPWWNLRRQGVETRVLECPEGRMDEDELRDAVADAKLLCLNSITWNYGTRLPIPEIVDVAHDAGTMVLVDAVQSFGQRDVTVDDWGADFVAGAGHKWLLGPWGAGFLWIADDRIDDVRPARVGYRSVTDPNAADPELKPGAARVEVGTTNPAPYVGLQQAIENTRAVGLDTIESRIAELTARLKDGLGDRLLSPREYESGLVTFTADDPEATVERLADAGVYVRDLPSPEAVRVSVHAFNTAADIDAFLDAL, encoded by the coding sequence ATGACACCGAGTGACCTCCGTGCCGACATCCCCGTCTGCGAGTCGGGCGTCTACCTGAACACCGGGGCATCCGGCCCGGCACCCCGGTCGGTCGTCGAGGCGACGACCGGCTTCGTCGAGTACCACGAGACCGAGGCGCCGGTCGGCGAGGGGGCCTACCCCGCCGCCTTCGGCACCTTCGAGGAGACCCGCGAGGTCGTCGCGGACTTTCTCGGCGCGGCGGAGTCCGAGGTCGCACTGACCGCCAGCACCGCCGACGGGATCGCGACCGTCGCCAGCGCACTCGACTGGGAGGCGGGCGACGTGGTCGTCCGGACCGACCTCGAACACCCCGCCGGCGTCCTCCCGTGGTGGAACCTCCGGCGACAGGGCGTCGAGACGCGCGTCCTCGAGTGTCCCGAGGGGCGGATGGACGAAGACGAGTTGCGAGACGCCGTGGCGGACGCGAAACTCCTGTGTCTCAACTCGATCACGTGGAACTACGGGACGCGCCTGCCGATCCCGGAGATCGTCGACGTCGCCCACGACGCCGGGACGATGGTGCTCGTGGACGCGGTGCAGTCGTTCGGCCAGCGAGACGTGACGGTCGACGACTGGGGTGCAGACTTCGTGGCCGGCGCGGGCCACAAGTGGCTCCTCGGGCCGTGGGGCGCGGGCTTCCTCTGGATCGCCGACGATCGGATCGACGACGTGCGGCCGGCGCGTGTCGGCTACCGGAGCGTCACCGACCCGAACGCCGCCGACCCCGAACTGAAACCCGGTGCCGCCAGAGTCGAGGTGGGGACGACGAACCCCGCGCCCTACGTCGGCCTCCAGCAGGCTATCGAGAACACCCGCGCCGTGGGCCTCGACACCATCGAGTCCCGCATCGCCGAGTTGACCGCCCGACTGAAAGACGGCCTCGGCGACCGCCTGCTGAGTCCCCGCGAGTACGAGTCCGGACTCGTCACCTTCACAGCCGACGACCCCGAGGCGACGGTGGAGCGACTCGCCGACGCCGGCGTGTACGTCCGCGACCTCCCTTCGCCCGAGGCGGTCCGGGTGTCGGTCCACGCGTTCAACACCGCCGCAGACATCGACGCCTTCCTCGACGCGCTCTGA